In Candidatus Eisenbacteria bacterium, a single genomic region encodes these proteins:
- a CDS encoding arylamine N-acetyltransferase, whose amino-acid sequence MTASTRASADHLLGHLKLNREAPSRGYLDRIIHEHQTRVPFETLTKLIDYEPGLRRGDFLPPFDQYVERIVTRGAGGLCWTLARGLHALLEDLGFEASFMIMDPGHCCVRVELPEGAFYADVGYAAPIFQAYPLFQSFSLDTHREKLEYEVRGDTILVTRNPGPTKTLDPKPRTLASLRDLIHAANDWSAPQSFLHRLSYGAYVDGVFTSLRNGTLTRYPPGGVEKTEIPEDQVAVRFAQIFGTDPTLYIEAAAVLRRYGSSIPTS is encoded by the coding sequence GTGACGGCATCGACCCGCGCGTCTGCCGATCATCTGCTCGGCCATCTGAAGCTGAACCGCGAAGCGCCGAGCCGTGGGTACCTCGATCGCATCATCCACGAGCACCAGACGCGGGTGCCTTTCGAGACGCTGACCAAGCTGATCGACTACGAGCCGGGACTTCGGCGCGGAGACTTCCTGCCGCCGTTCGATCAGTACGTGGAGCGGATCGTGACTCGCGGCGCGGGAGGGCTGTGCTGGACGCTCGCGCGTGGCCTGCACGCGCTGCTCGAGGACCTCGGATTCGAGGCCTCGTTCATGATCATGGATCCGGGCCATTGCTGCGTTCGCGTCGAGCTTCCCGAGGGGGCGTTCTACGCGGACGTGGGGTATGCCGCCCCGATCTTTCAGGCCTATCCGCTGTTCCAGTCCTTCTCGCTCGACACGCACCGGGAGAAACTGGAGTACGAAGTGCGCGGGGACACGATCCTGGTCACGCGCAATCCCGGGCCGACCAAGACGCTGGACCCGAAGCCGCGAACCCTCGCGAGCCTGCGCGATCTCATCCACGCGGCCAACGACTGGAGCGCTCCGCAGAGCTTCCTCCATCGGCTCTCCTACGGCGCCTACGTGGATGGCGTGTTCACGAGCCTCCGGAACGGAACGCTGACTCGTTATCCTCCGGGCGGCGTCGAGAAGACCGAGATTCCCGAGGACCAGGTGGCGGTGCGCTTCGCCCAGATCTTCGGGACAGACCCCACGCTCTACATCGAGGCCGCCGCGGTCCTGCGGCGCTACGGTTCGTCGATACCCACGAGCTGA
- a CDS encoding APC family permease, with translation MAEPATGSTHTLPRVLGLWDTTCVVVGAIIGVGIFFNPRDVAAISGSYPAAMAAWGIGGVIAMLGAVTFAELGRLRPVAGGQYHVLRDAYGRPPAFLFVFCNLTAVQAGGVAIISIVCAQNLGVALHGGAPGEPWVLGMATVLSWSLVLVNVIGVRSGAGLQNATVVLKLLTLSAVVVLAAATQPGTARPDNTAGGSPMSFASLFAAVTLTLFSYGGGQQSLWMAGEVRDAERTVPRAMLLGVATVVAAYLAANLAYFDLLGFDGVRHAEALASDAISVRSPGLGRRIAAAAVALSAFGVLNAQFLSGPRLTWAMARDGLFFTPFARLSRRFATPVPAILLLGVVSSALTLGLGFARTDLLTTGVVVVDAVFFALTGLALPILMRRDRTSRATWIRVAAVAFSVLQLMAITGSLLQQNVRVVALSGLGWIAAAAITWVLFFARRPAPSSAKPE, from the coding sequence ATGGCCGAGCCCGCGACCGGCTCCACGCACACGCTGCCCCGCGTCCTCGGCCTCTGGGACACCACCTGTGTGGTGGTGGGCGCCATCATCGGGGTCGGGATCTTCTTCAATCCGCGAGACGTGGCGGCCATCAGCGGCAGCTATCCGGCGGCGATGGCGGCGTGGGGCATCGGCGGCGTGATCGCGATGCTCGGCGCCGTCACCTTCGCCGAGCTCGGCCGCTTGCGTCCCGTGGCAGGCGGCCAGTACCACGTGCTGCGCGATGCCTACGGAAGGCCGCCGGCCTTCCTGTTCGTCTTCTGCAACCTCACCGCGGTCCAGGCGGGCGGAGTGGCGATCATCTCGATCGTGTGCGCCCAGAATCTCGGGGTCGCGCTCCACGGCGGCGCGCCGGGCGAGCCCTGGGTGCTGGGCATGGCCACCGTGCTCAGCTGGTCGCTGGTCCTCGTCAACGTGATCGGCGTGCGCTCCGGAGCCGGCCTTCAGAACGCGACGGTGGTCCTCAAGCTGCTCACCTTGTCGGCGGTCGTCGTCCTCGCCGCGGCAACCCAGCCCGGGACGGCGCGCCCCGACAACACGGCCGGCGGAAGCCCGATGTCCTTCGCGTCGCTCTTCGCCGCGGTCACGCTGACGCTCTTCTCCTACGGCGGGGGACAGCAGTCATTGTGGATGGCGGGGGAGGTGCGCGACGCGGAGCGCACCGTGCCGCGGGCCATGCTGCTCGGCGTCGCGACGGTGGTCGCGGCGTACCTCGCCGCCAACCTGGCCTACTTCGACCTTCTCGGCTTCGACGGTGTGCGGCATGCGGAAGCGCTGGCGTCCGACGCCATCTCGGTTCGCTCGCCCGGGCTCGGCCGGCGCATCGCGGCCGCCGCGGTGGCCCTCTCCGCCTTCGGCGTGCTCAACGCTCAATTCCTCTCGGGCCCGAGGCTCACCTGGGCGATGGCGCGCGACGGCCTCTTCTTCACTCCGTTCGCTCGACTGAGCAGGCGCTTCGCGACACCGGTCCCCGCAATCCTCCTGCTCGGCGTGGTCTCGAGCGCGCTCACCCTGGGGCTGGGGTTCGCGCGCACGGACCTGCTGACCACCGGGGTGGTGGTGGTCGACGCAGTCTTCTTCGCGCTCACCGGCCTGGCTCTGCCGATCCTCATGCGCCGTGACCGCACCTCTCGAGCCACCTGGATCCGAGTGGCCGCGGTGGCCTTCTCGGTGCTCCAGCTGATGGCGATCACCGGGTCCCTGCTCCAGCAGAACGTCCGCGTGGTCGCGCTCAGTGGTCTGGGCTGGATCGCGGCCGCCGCCATCACCTGGGTGCTGTTCTTTGCCCGGCGGCCTGCGCCTTCTTCCGCCAAGCCCGAATGA
- a CDS encoding DUF480 domain-containing protein, with translation MSTTPESMPEATTEPRWKPLDAPQRRVLGVLIEKAKTTPAGYPMTVNAIVNGCNQKNNRDPLTSYDDFDVEKVLSELVTLGVVKEIDWVGRVAKYKHLAYEWLGVRPVELAVLGELLLRGPQALGELRARASRMEAIEDLMALKPIVEGLVERRLMIELTPPGRGQMVTHNLYPADELEALRSQRGRTFAPAPEEAPSRPAHGTSDLRAEIVELRAQITALAERIERLESRDR, from the coding sequence ATGAGCACCACTCCCGAATCCATGCCCGAGGCGACCACCGAACCGCGCTGGAAGCCGCTCGATGCTCCGCAGCGACGCGTGCTGGGGGTGCTGATCGAGAAAGCCAAGACCACGCCCGCCGGCTATCCGATGACCGTCAACGCCATCGTCAACGGCTGCAATCAGAAGAACAACCGCGATCCGCTGACGTCCTATGACGACTTCGACGTCGAGAAGGTGCTGAGCGAGCTCGTGACGCTGGGCGTGGTGAAGGAGATCGACTGGGTCGGCCGCGTGGCGAAGTACAAGCACCTCGCGTACGAGTGGCTCGGCGTGCGTCCGGTGGAGCTCGCGGTCCTCGGTGAGCTGTTGCTGCGCGGGCCTCAGGCGCTGGGAGAGCTGCGCGCGCGCGCGTCCCGCATGGAAGCGATCGAGGACCTCATGGCACTCAAGCCCATCGTCGAAGGTCTGGTCGAGCGCAGGCTGATGATCGAGCTGACTCCACCCGGCCGTGGCCAGATGGTCACCCACAACCTCTACCCGGCCGACGAGCTCGAGGCGCTTCGATCCCAGCGCGGCAGAACCTTCGCGCCCGCCCCCGAAGAAGCGCCCTCGCGACCCGCGCATGGGACGTCCGACCTTCGCGCCGAGATCGTGGAGCTTCGCGCCCAGATCACGGCGCTCGCCGAGCGCATCGAGCGGCTCGAGTCCCGGGACCGCTGA
- a CDS encoding ABC transporter permease, translated as MSGPRAQENGHAPRDTPSARAYKHGMQASVWLSNVRVGVESLRIHPLRTVLSVLGILIGSAALIATMAVSDGMVSFAREQVLRNTSALLVTISPRTSVYQDGEWVPTHEYPIFTTMDTEALRRLIPGVEAAALTLGGRASTSLGAVRCRASVAFGSAGLTEFQTRDLAAGRFFSEGEVSRNAAVIVVNYALATELSATRNPLTLVGRVVRVNGRSRRVIGIQAPTGFEDRSDPAFHLTAPIRSASALLPPPPSGAFAPSIMLRAATAEDVEDVRAAATDWLSRRYPQGQDKARVVVAAEQLKQVELGFLIMKTFVGALVGISLLVGGIGIMNVLLAAVTERTREIGIRKSVGARAADIHAQFIAESVAIALAGAIMGLLLGFAIAAGVTAVFRYKLGAPIHPVLSLSSVLIATISSSLVGLVFGTYPARRAARLPPIIALAHE; from the coding sequence ATGTCAGGTCCCCGGGCTCAGGAGAACGGGCACGCGCCGCGTGATACTCCATCGGCTCGCGCGTACAAGCACGGGATGCAGGCGAGCGTGTGGTTGTCGAACGTGCGGGTGGGCGTGGAATCGCTGCGCATTCATCCTTTGCGCACCGTGCTCTCGGTGCTCGGCATCCTGATCGGCTCCGCTGCGCTCATCGCGACCATGGCGGTCAGCGACGGCATGGTTTCCTTTGCCCGCGAACAGGTCCTGCGCAACACGTCGGCGCTGCTCGTCACCATCAGTCCGCGCACCAGCGTATACCAGGATGGCGAGTGGGTTCCGACGCATGAGTACCCGATCTTCACGACCATGGATACCGAAGCGCTGCGCCGGCTGATTCCCGGCGTCGAGGCCGCGGCGCTCACCCTGGGCGGCCGCGCCAGCACGAGCCTGGGCGCCGTGCGATGCCGCGCCTCGGTGGCGTTCGGCAGCGCAGGGCTCACCGAGTTCCAGACCCGCGACCTGGCCGCCGGGCGGTTCTTCAGCGAAGGCGAGGTTTCCCGCAACGCGGCGGTGATCGTGGTCAACTACGCTCTCGCCACCGAGCTGTCGGCCACCCGCAATCCGCTGACGCTGGTCGGCCGGGTGGTGCGGGTCAACGGCCGCTCCCGGCGCGTCATCGGCATCCAGGCGCCCACGGGATTCGAGGACAGGAGCGACCCGGCCTTCCATCTCACCGCCCCCATCCGGTCGGCGAGCGCGCTGCTGCCGCCGCCGCCTTCAGGCGCGTTCGCGCCCTCCATCATGCTGCGGGCCGCCACCGCGGAGGACGTGGAGGACGTGCGAGCCGCGGCCACCGACTGGCTCAGCCGGCGATACCCGCAAGGCCAGGACAAGGCGCGCGTGGTCGTGGCGGCCGAGCAGCTGAAACAGGTCGAGCTCGGCTTCCTGATCATGAAGACCTTCGTGGGCGCGCTGGTCGGCATCTCGCTGCTGGTCGGCGGGATCGGAATCATGAACGTGCTGCTGGCCGCGGTCACGGAGCGGACGCGCGAGATCGGGATCCGCAAGAGCGTCGGCGCGCGCGCCGCCGACATCCACGCCCAGTTCATCGCCGAGTCCGTGGCGATCGCGCTGGCGGGCGCGATCATGGGCTTGCTGCTCGGGTTCGCGATCGCAGCCGGCGTCACCGCGGTGTTCCGCTACAAGCTCGGCGCGCCGATCCATCCGGTGCTCTCGCTCTCGTCCGTGCTGATCGCGACGATCTCGTCCTCACTGGTGGGTCTGGTGTTCGGCACCTACCCGGCCCGCCGGGCGGCCAGGCTGCCCCCCATCATCGCGCTCGCCCACGAATAG
- a CDS encoding class I SAM-dependent methyltransferase, whose protein sequence is MSRAMSVQGKASWTPSRLALVERFFAGTAESYDFIVHATTLGADGRWKRRIVDAIPKGARRILDLASGTGILTFAVAQRFPEAHVIGVELRDEYLQIARRRARERGLDRVEFVLGRAEDYREGRYDAIVSSYLAKYADLAVLAHHARSMLEPGGLVLMHDFTYPSNPAAERLWRLQFALIQPFFGTVYPAWRPAFAGLPELIRETRWVEDLVAALRSQAFDPAVEELSVHGSTMVSARA, encoded by the coding sequence ATGTCCCGGGCCATGAGCGTGCAGGGCAAGGCATCCTGGACACCGTCCCGGCTGGCGCTGGTCGAGCGCTTCTTCGCCGGGACGGCCGAGAGCTACGACTTCATCGTCCATGCCACGACGCTCGGTGCGGACGGGCGCTGGAAGCGCCGCATCGTGGATGCGATTCCGAAAGGTGCGAGGCGAATTCTCGACCTTGCTTCGGGAACCGGGATCCTCACCTTCGCCGTTGCCCAGCGCTTCCCGGAAGCGCACGTCATCGGCGTCGAGTTGCGCGACGAATACCTCCAGATCGCCCGCCGGCGGGCGCGCGAGCGTGGTCTCGACCGCGTCGAGTTCGTGCTCGGCCGGGCCGAGGACTATCGCGAAGGCCGCTACGACGCGATCGTGTCCTCGTACCTCGCGAAGTACGCCGACCTGGCGGTGCTCGCCCACCACGCGAGATCGATGCTCGAACCGGGCGGCCTGGTGCTGATGCACGACTTCACCTATCCCTCGAACCCAGCCGCGGAGCGGCTGTGGCGCCTTCAGTTTGCGCTCATCCAGCCGTTCTTCGGCACGGTCTATCCCGCCTGGCGTCCGGCGTTCGCGGGGTTGCCGGAGCTGATCCGGGAGACGCGCTGGGTGGAGGACCTGGTCGCGGCGCTGCGAAGCCAGGCATTCGACCCCGCGGTCGAAGAGCTCTCGGTTCACGGATCCACGATGGTCTCCGCGCGCGCCTGA